A DNA window from Clostridia bacterium contains the following coding sequences:
- a CDS encoding DUF5673 domain-containing protein yields MPKILISLLSSVAGIVLAGTVFFLVKTIKHQHRLKYSITIISLKTNKFFYWLLDILLAFTAIICIFLMIEPEGKFLTKELYSIWNMNTLYVRITMLLLFIIICCIMSISIMMTIAKSAVVNDGIYTAVYFLDWHHLYDFYFEKKGNKVIVSNNRNGALTLSGTSTPLKFSKNDGEKLKFLLNKNKNKFVSKL; encoded by the coding sequence ATGCCTAAAATTTTAATATCTCTTTTGTCTAGTGTTGCCGGAATTGTTTTGGCAGGCACTGTGTTTTTTTTGGTAAAAACTATAAAACACCAGCATAGACTCAAATATTCTATAACAATAATATCTCTTAAGACCAATAAGTTTTTTTATTGGCTGCTAGATATATTACTTGCTTTTACTGCGATAATCTGCATTTTTTTAATGATTGAACCTGAAGGCAAATTTTTAACCAAAGAGCTGTATTCTATATGGAACATGAATACGCTATATGTGCGAATAACAATGCTTTTGCTTTTTATTATTATATGTTGCATAATGTCAATAAGCATTATGATGACGATAGCGAAAAGCGCAGTGGTCAATGACGGTATATATACAGCAGTTTATTTTTTGGACTGGCATCATCTTTATGATTTTTATTTTGAAAAGAAAGGAAACAAAGTCATTGTTTCAAACAACCGAAACGGTGCTTTGACTTTGTCGGGAACAAGCACGCCTTTGAAGTTTTCCAAAAACGATGGCGAAAAACTTAAATTCCTTTTGAATAAAAACAAAAACAAATTTGTATCCAAGCTTTAA